A window of Quercus robur chromosome 12, dhQueRobu3.1, whole genome shotgun sequence genomic DNA:
AGAAGGACACTAAAAAGAGACACAAATTgctaaaaacataaacaaagccGATCGATCGGCTTTAGCCAAAATAATAtgtatgtaaattttttttttttttttttttttttttagttatctAAGTTTACCCTCAAATTGTTATACAACCATTTGAATGATATCTTAGTGGGTCTCTCTCAATCACTACCTCCATGACTCAGATTTTCAAAGCGGGCAAGTAGGGAGTTCCAGTAGTCTTCAACCAGTAATTGCCTTGAATGAAAGAATTAACAGTGAATTGAAGAGCCTCACTCCTTCTGATGACTCTCACATTTTTCCATTTCACTCTCCCCCTGAAATTAGCACCTGGGCCACGATTACCATACTCAAAGTAACTACAGGTTGCAAGGCCAAAGTCTCCAGCCCAAGGCAAATAACCTTCGGGGTTAACGAAATCTGCCAAAGTAGTCTCCATGATCACAGTCCTAGCATACTCCTTCCATGGCCTACCCAAGTATGTTGGGATCCTGAACCTGACAGGGAAGAGTTTTCGCTCTGGAACAATCCTGGAGTTGTGGATAACCAAAGCTGTGATCTCACGCTTGTCAGCTCTGCCATGTGCAGTCActgtatttttttggttgtccAAAGGCTTCCTGACGATGATCAAACAGTTCTGGATAATTGTGGCAGAGTCACCAAAGATGAAATCCACAGTGCCTGAAATCACACAGTTGCGGTAGAATTGTCTGTGTGCTTGGATGTACAATGTGTCTTGGTACGCATCCATCCTGCAGTTGTAGATGACTGCCATGTCTGATTGGACACGGAGAGCCACAGCTTGGTGTCCTTCTGGACCAGCAGTGTTGGTGAATCCCATTGACTTGGCAATGAACCCTTGTCCAACTGCAGCTGCATCATGCACATGCAAAACAACAAGGTGCAAATGTCTATTACATACACCGTAGACACTTCTTTTTTTGTGAACTAAGATTGTGACTTATATCACAATATTATAAATTAGTGAATTacacaactttttttatttgtagggatgataaattgtaattaatgtTACATGGTCTTCACCAGAAtcaccattaatatcatttttattgtacactaatcataatatatcatcttaacaattgtgaaatttattatattattagacTAACGTTTAAACCaccattaatattatttttattgtacactgatcataacatgtgtatttGGTAtcagttttttattaaaaatgggttaaagataattatatttcaaaaaatgaagttttaaaaagctatatacaaaaactaaaagctaaacataaacatacacaacATAGCATCTtagtatttattaaatttattatatcattAGAGCATTactaattgtaaaaaaaaatatatatatatatatatatttgatattataattattagttattacaaattttaatacaTAGACCTCATAATATgatacatcaattttttttaacacaaaacgataacataattaaaaagtgaaatagaattctcttcattttgcttaaaatgaattgaaagCTTTTCATGcacaacattttatttttcaaattaaaaatttttaatggcGTGACATTATACTTACAGAAGGAGGCAGTCTTGAAGGTGGAGAAGCCACCCTTGTTGCTCTTGTTGCCGGTGACAATGGTCTTTCTGGGTCCATCACCATAGATGAAGACGTTCTTCTGATTCTTGGTTACGGTAATGTACTCGTTATAGACTCCAGCCTTGACATAGATAATATATCGGCCTCTGAGGTTCTTGGGGTAAGCAGCAAGTGCAGCAGAAATGGTCTTGTATTGTCCACTTCCATCCTTAGCCACAACCGCGTTGGGTCTGACCGTTCCTGGACTCGCAGCCAAAAGCTTGCGGTCTGAGGCTGAGAACCATGTTGGATACCCATCCTCACCGAGAAGTCTGCGACTGCCACTACTGGGCTTGACATTCAATTCCAAACCATAGGCCTTGAGGATTGCACCAAGCTCACTAACAATAGCCAAAGCATTGCTGGTGAGCGATGAAGCATTTTGGAGATTCTTACTCATGAGGCTTTGGAATTCAGGTGCTTCTGAAAGCCCATCAAGGCAAGAAGTTTGGTACGAGATAACAGCGCTCAACCAGTTCTTAATCTCGGTAGCCTTGTCAGTCATGTTGTTAATGTTGCTGTCACCCACCATAGAGAACGAGGATTGGAGCTCATCCACAGCGAATTCTAACAAGTCTTTGCAATCCTCCGCTTCCATTTTCACTCTAGGGGTGCTAGATGACACGTTCGTTATGAGGGTATCAGAGAAGTTCAATGCTTTGGTAACCTCATTGATTGTGGATTGTAATGCAGCCTTGACAAATTCCTTAGGGTCTTTGACTCCTTGGTCAGCAACGGGAGTAAGGGTCTTCTGGCAAATTTCCTGGTAATCTGTCTTTCCACAGAAGACTGAGACAGCCTTCTGTTGTGTTGAAATCTGGTTTTCGCTACCGCTGTCGCTCTTGGACGAACTTTGGTGTTGAACAACACCCACAATAGCAAGTGCTACACCAACAACAAGAATGACAGAAATTGCAGATACAGCTGCTTTTCCTAgcatcttgtttttgtttttgttgttgttgttgtttttctttttttatgtagaatgtttttcaattcaatgcatatatataaaatatgtgtaCGTCTCTTCCACCCAAATCAAAGCAAAATACTCCGGCTTCCCCGCCAATTAATGGAATGATTAAGGCGAGGCGGGTCGGAGAGAAATCAAGATGCTTTTTTTAAAGAATGCGagttattctctctctcttttttggtgtGGATGAAGATAGACATGAATAGGATATGTTTTTATAGTTGTTTTAAGTTTCTTTAATTAGGGTGAGTAATAAATCTTTGTTATTATCTCTCTGCATGGATGGTTAAGGACCTTATGGTAGTTAGTGAACGTTAAGTTTCAATGGCCGACCGGTATTTTGGAAGATGAGTTGTATTGTTGTGGCAAAGGATAAACTCCCTAAAAGAGATAATGTCACAATGGCAATGGCAATGCTAAAATTAGCTAGATTGGGATAGTTCAAACAGACCACCATCATTTAACTTCTTTACCATTCCAAGCAACCAGTTATTTTTGGTGGTTTGAAATTGAATGGCTCTAATTAATTATGTTGACAGAGGAGTTCGATCGTGTACTAATACTTATGCAATAATACGGGAGAAATTAACTTCCCTGTCTTGCATGCATGTTTGAGTTTTAATTTGAGTCGTtgacttattattttttttattaatattaactTATTAGTTAGAGGGAAAATATTAaagccacaaactattttacaaatggCTAATGTGGTGGGCagttatataaaaaatgtgatgttagtagtggacctaaataaaaactaataagaatttgtcacatcatcaacagtttgtaaaaatgttataaaatagtctgtgtttgtagcattactcatatCTAATTATAACATTTTATCATCTTTATATAGGAGAGATTCGAGAGAGCATCGCATGATCATTTTCTCATAATATCATGTTTCCCTCTTTTAATGGGActagatttttttctttaaacataaaagcaattaattgttgttttatttaaaaacaatcattctataacaaaaataaataaatgattaattagattttcatttcccacattttatttagcttattatactcatatatatatatatatatatatatataccatatataattttttgatgaacaagttgagaccatatatatatatggccgATGATGGAATGGGATATTGAAacctttttttgtttcaaaaataagttcTGCATAAACATTTGGGAAGTTGGAAATTCACTCATGCAAATTGTGAAGCAAATACTGCAACCCACGCTTTAGCCAAACTTGTCGTAATTGCTAATCCAGAAATAGTTTGGCTAGAAGAAACATCTAGTGGGTTTCAATTatagttcaattggtaaaatttataatgagtGAATAAGAAGTCTGAGGTTCAATTCCCGTTTACACTTAAAATTGGTTAATattttagtctgatgataaagagcacaATCATCAGAATAACGTCACTGTTTGAAAAActctatattaaaaatttataataaaaaaaaaaaaaaactagttttattaCTGATATTATTCATAATGAGTctttgaaatgtttttttttcccacgtGATTAATGAAATTTACAGCaccgtttctcaaaaaaacaataaattctGCATGTCTCGAATTTTATGGCATCTTTATGTGGATGTTTCttatttttaccttgaaacatGTTGGATGAAGAGATGAGTGCGGGAATGTGGAAATGGAATCAAGATGtcagtttatataaatattgcAACAGCCCCTTCCATTAGTGGCGGCTCTGCATTTAGCCCCTTACCtgcagtgaaaaaaaaaattatataatattagacTGACTTGTTTTCTCTATCCttaaaaaatatgttgaaaaCTTGATTTGAAAATCACAATAATTTGGGTTCAATAAAATTAGAGTATTgatacatccacaatattttcataacaaatcttatatgataaattattattattttttttttttgataataaactCACGCACACAGGGTAAAGGGAAGGGGATTTTTGAAAGACTTATAATACAATACACATTCAAAAGGGTCtgataagttattattgattctaatCCAGATTCACTATTGACATCATacctagaatttgttgtgaaaatattgcagACGTAGTATTATTCCAAAAATAATCTTGATccccaaacataatccttaactaccccttaaacaaaataataataaaagcccaaataacaacaataaaatattagcccaaataataataaaaatagttcaAACAACAAATAGACAAATTATGCAACAAAAAgctcatttaaaaataaaaaatcattcattAAATTTGTAACTCGTTtaacctattttttttaaaatactccATAATTTCATCTTCCCTAAGAAATGATACCGAGAGATTGTGGACGTGAACTCTTATCAGTGAACTACTATCTTCGACTCAGCATTCACAACAGTTTTCCTATTCAACAGCTCAGCTTGCaatcacaagtcacaacatGTATCATTTGTTGccctttgcctctctctctctctctgaatatTTCAAActtgtggtttattttttttatgtcgATATATTAAAgttcttttttaattggattttgtATACTTTAAGTTTCTTAGTAGCTACCCTAGAAAATAATCCCAGAGCCACCATTgccttccaaaaataaaataatcccaACAATAAAAGTCATGATCTCTTTATATGACATGAGCCCTTTCGAAATCAGTTTGGGGAATGAAGtgtccaaagtccaaacaagATCAAGATTTCATGTGGCGCGCTTGTAAAGACATTTTGCCAATAAAACCTAGACTTCAAAAACGTAAGATCCCGATGGAgcttca
This region includes:
- the LOC126709375 gene encoding pectinesterase-like; the encoded protein is MLGKAAVSAISVILVVGVALAIVGVVQHQSSSKSDSGSENQISTQQKAVSVFCGKTDYQEICQKTLTPVADQGVKDPKEFVKAALQSTINEVTKALNFSDTLITNVSSSTPRVKMEAEDCKDLLEFAVDELQSSFSMVGDSNINNMTDKATEIKNWLSAVISYQTSCLDGLSEAPEFQSLMSKNLQNASSLTSNALAIVSELGAILKAYGLELNVKPSSGSRRLLGEDGYPTWFSASDRKLLAASPGTVRPNAVVAKDGSGQYKTISAALAAYPKNLRGRYIIYVKAGVYNEYITVTKNQKNVFIYGDGPRKTIVTGNKSNKGGFSTFKTASFSAVGQGFIAKSMGFTNTAGPEGHQAVALRVQSDMAVIYNCRMDAYQDTLYIQAHRQFYRNCVISGTVDFIFGDSATIIQNCLIIVRKPLDNQKNTVTAHGRADKREITALVIHNSRIVPERKLFPVRFRIPTYLGRPWKEYARTVIMETTLADFVNPEGYLPWAGDFGLATCSYFEYGNRGPGANFRGRVKWKNVRVIRRSEALQFTVNSFIQGNYWLKTTGTPYLPALKI